Proteins encoded by one window of Pseudomonas tructae:
- a CDS encoding ankyrin repeat domain-containing protein, translating into MELSPAERQLMQAHKLALFEGCVIFDSQPPIDPATLARLEAHLAGPVPQGLLQLWQTCLGGRVGYDLQVDYDGHRHPFSFSELFYPDSDGYHDLWGWIEHERVQAEQAAVEQGLEWSGKLDYLPFGGFEYLERLYVCVTPGPDHGAVIAWSRGLPPAWTGSLHHDSLARLADDVGALFRELVYEEDPFDPATEYSSAGELLEALDELDTAGEPGVALKARLEALLRQRILDWRPALADGSLAAQPRLRQLAMLDAAEKGDIQRLHALRQAGCDLAEPLRGHNTSLECCLQRGHLEAADWLLDQGIPVQADTLLIGAAQVTPALALRLLDKGAHSNPNAVLRAAAQGHLDSAEIMARPLLETSPDSAQALHQALRERAEQLRRDAKRVKAGKLFSNLSAADYLAEAERIDTLSRRLLR; encoded by the coding sequence ATGGAACTCTCCCCCGCCGAACGCCAGCTGATGCAGGCCCATAAACTGGCCCTGTTTGAAGGTTGCGTGATCTTTGACAGCCAACCCCCCATCGACCCGGCCACCCTGGCCCGGCTCGAAGCCCACCTGGCCGGCCCCGTGCCCCAGGGCTTGCTGCAGTTGTGGCAAACCTGCCTTGGCGGCCGCGTCGGCTATGACCTGCAGGTGGATTACGACGGCCACCGTCACCCCTTCTCCTTCAGCGAATTGTTCTATCCCGACAGTGATGGCTACCACGATCTGTGGGGCTGGATCGAGCATGAGCGGGTACAAGCCGAACAAGCGGCGGTGGAGCAAGGCCTTGAGTGGAGTGGCAAGCTCGACTACCTGCCATTCGGCGGCTTCGAGTACCTGGAGCGCCTTTACGTCTGTGTCACCCCAGGCCCTGACCACGGCGCAGTGATCGCCTGGAGCCGCGGGCTGCCGCCAGCCTGGACGGGCAGCCTGCACCACGACAGCCTCGCGCGCCTGGCCGATGATGTCGGCGCGCTGTTCCGCGAGCTTGTCTATGAAGAAGACCCTTTCGATCCTGCGACCGAGTACAGCAGCGCCGGCGAGTTGCTTGAAGCACTGGATGAACTGGACACTGCCGGTGAGCCGGGGGTGGCCCTGAAGGCCCGCCTGGAGGCGCTACTGCGCCAGCGCATCCTTGACTGGCGCCCGGCCCTGGCCGATGGCAGCCTCGCCGCCCAGCCACGCCTGCGCCAGCTGGCCATGCTCGATGCCGCCGAAAAGGGTGATATCCAACGCCTGCACGCGTTGCGACAAGCCGGTTGCGACTTGGCCGAGCCCCTGCGCGGGCACAACACCAGCCTGGAGTGCTGCCTGCAGCGTGGGCACCTGGAGGCCGCCGACTGGTTGCTCGACCAGGGCATTCCCGTGCAAGCCGACACCCTGCTGATTGGCGCAGCCCAGGTGACCCCGGCTCTGGCCTTGCGCTTGCTCGACAAGGGTGCCCACAGCAACCCCAACGCCGTGCTCCGCGCCGCAGCCCAGGGCCACCTGGACAGCGCCGAGATCATGGCCAGGCCACTGCTGGAAACCTCACCGGACAGCGCCCAGGCGTTGCACCAGGCGCTGCGTGAACGCGCCGAGCAACTGCGTCGTGACGCCAAGCGGGTCAAGGCCGGCAAGTTGTTCAGCAATCTCAGTGCCGCAGATTATCTGGCCGAAGCCGAGCGCATCGACACCTTGTCCCGCAGGCTGCTGCGCTGA
- a CDS encoding carboxypeptidase regulatory-like domain-containing protein encodes MKPFSTLALVTSLGALLMGWPSQGLQAGQYQEPVDMSAVQLQPQQKNGVSYVTGGIGVDESRAIEQIQGYNLHLTFSSGPENKYVPDVDLTLQGAQGQAVLQLSQVGPIVLVKLPAGKYSVVASRNGEQQRAAVTLVPGQVGTLNLHWKQEN; translated from the coding sequence ATGAAACCCTTCAGCACACTCGCATTGGTCACCAGCCTGGGCGCGCTGCTGATGGGCTGGCCCAGCCAGGGGCTTCAGGCTGGCCAGTATCAGGAGCCAGTGGATATGTCTGCCGTGCAACTGCAACCCCAGCAGAAGAATGGCGTGAGTTATGTTACCGGCGGCATCGGAGTCGATGAGTCGCGCGCCATTGAGCAAATCCAGGGCTACAACCTGCACCTGACCTTCTCCTCTGGCCCGGAAAACAAGTACGTGCCGGATGTTGATCTGACACTCCAGGGCGCGCAGGGGCAAGCTGTACTGCAACTGAGTCAGGTCGGGCCCATAGTGTTGGTCAAGCTGCCAGCGGGCAAGTACAGCGTGGTGGCCAGCCGCAATGGCGAGCAACAACGGGCTGCGGTCACTCTCGTTCCGGGTCAGGTCGGCACGTTGAACCTGCACTGGAAACAGGAGAACTGA
- a CDS encoding DMT family transporter — MPSNLCTYLKLALVSMIWGGTFVAGRVLASGLDPLLLGSLRFALASLVLLIFLLLKQGLVRVNTVQALQIAGLGFSGIYAYTLFFFHGLHYTDASRASLIVATNPAVMALVAYLCFRQRLDRAQLLGVALCLLGAAAVVLARAPGAIGQGNWIGDALIFGCVLSWVIFSVFCTHLVKQIGALPTVTYAVFAGAAMLGVHALVTGSLSISALRLLSARDLASLVYLGALGSALAYVLYYDAISTIGATRAGSFIALNPLTAVAAGALLLGERLTTPMMLGGALVILGILLINREKATLSSPVSSAGSTCRPDPERE, encoded by the coding sequence ATGCCATCCAACCTTTGCACCTACCTGAAACTCGCGCTGGTCTCGATGATCTGGGGCGGTACGTTCGTCGCCGGCCGTGTCCTTGCCAGCGGTCTGGATCCGCTGTTGCTCGGTAGCCTACGCTTTGCCTTGGCGAGCCTGGTGCTGCTGATCTTCCTGCTCCTAAAGCAAGGCCTGGTCCGGGTAAACACCGTCCAGGCCCTGCAGATCGCCGGCCTGGGTTTTTCCGGCATCTATGCCTACACCCTGTTCTTCTTCCATGGCCTGCACTACACCGATGCTTCGAGAGCCTCACTGATCGTGGCGACCAACCCTGCCGTGATGGCGCTCGTCGCCTACCTGTGCTTCAGACAACGCCTTGACCGGGCCCAACTGCTCGGTGTCGCACTATGCCTGCTGGGCGCCGCCGCAGTGGTGCTGGCCAGGGCACCCGGGGCGATCGGCCAAGGCAACTGGATCGGCGATGCGTTGATTTTCGGCTGCGTGCTGAGCTGGGTGATCTTCAGTGTGTTCTGCACACACCTGGTGAAACAGATTGGCGCGTTGCCTACCGTGACCTATGCGGTATTCGCCGGAGCGGCGATGCTCGGCGTGCACGCCCTGGTCACTGGCAGCCTGAGCATAAGCGCACTGCGCCTGCTGTCGGCGCGCGACCTGGCAAGCCTGGTATACCTGGGGGCGCTGGGTTCAGCCTTGGCGTACGTGCTGTACTACGACGCCATCAGCACCATTGGCGCGACCCGGGCTGGCAGCTTCATCGCCCTCAACCCGCTGACCGCCGTGGCCGCCGGCGCCCTGCTGCTGGGCGAACGCCTGACCACGCCAATGATGCTCGGCGGCGCCCTGGTGATCCTCGGCATCCTGCTCATCAACCGGGAGAAGGCGACGCTCAGTTCTCCTGTTTCCAGTGCAGGTTCAACGTGCCGACCTGACCCGGAACGAGAGTGA
- a CDS encoding LysR family transcriptional regulator: MTLTQLEIFAVVAARQSFTLAAAQLNISQSGVSHAIRALEQELGVALFERRQARIELSDIGTRLLQRAQAMLGLAETMRQEALDARGMKQGTLRIGSFGPTASVRLLPAILAAYRRAYPGIEVHVDEGPDHLVRQWLLERRIDVGFVVLPEEPFDTYPLLEDQMLALIPNDHCLTQQPAVRLEQLCRDPFVLTEAGSAEIVSRLFVAAKLQPRIRYRTSQLLSTLAMVARGEGLSIVAESSLPLGAARDLALRPLDPPVKRTVGLAVVDERIISPATRAFIELARTLPRNAAD, translated from the coding sequence ATGACCTTGACCCAGCTGGAGATTTTCGCCGTCGTTGCCGCGCGCCAAAGTTTCACCCTGGCGGCTGCGCAACTGAACATCTCGCAATCCGGTGTGTCCCACGCCATTCGCGCCCTGGAGCAGGAACTGGGTGTGGCCTTGTTCGAGCGTCGACAGGCGCGGATCGAACTCAGCGACATTGGCACGCGCCTGCTGCAGCGAGCGCAGGCCATGCTCGGCCTGGCCGAGACCATGCGCCAGGAAGCGCTGGATGCACGGGGGATGAAGCAGGGTACGCTGCGTATCGGCTCGTTCGGGCCGACGGCCTCGGTGCGCTTGCTACCGGCGATCCTGGCGGCCTACCGCCGGGCGTATCCCGGTATCGAGGTGCATGTCGACGAGGGCCCGGATCACCTGGTGCGGCAATGGTTGCTGGAGCGGCGTATCGATGTCGGCTTTGTGGTGCTGCCCGAAGAGCCGTTCGACACCTACCCGCTGCTGGAAGATCAAATGCTCGCCCTGATACCCAATGACCATTGCTTGACGCAGCAGCCTGCTGTGCGCCTCGAACAGCTCTGCCGCGACCCGTTCGTGCTGACTGAAGCCGGTTCCGCCGAAATCGTTTCGCGCTTGTTTGTCGCCGCCAAACTACAGCCGCGCATTCGTTATCGCACCTCGCAACTGCTCAGCACCCTGGCAATGGTTGCCCGTGGCGAAGGGCTGAGCATCGTCGCCGAATCGTCCCTGCCGCTGGGCGCGGCCCGGGATCTGGCCTTGCGTCCGCTCGATCCGCCGGTCAAACGCACGGTCGGCCTGGCGGTTGTCGATGAGCGCATCATCTCGCCAGCGACCCGGGCGTTCATTGAACTTGCACGGACTTTGCCGCGTAACGCTGCGGACTGA
- a CDS encoding peptidoglycan DD-metalloendopeptidase family protein produces MFFRFVLIAVMLAMSACSSHSPSPAVSANKVAAGTYKVKRGDTLYSIASRHGWSFKELARYNGISAPYAVNVGQTIRFGGAKTTTQTRTSTASKARPVAATTKVTLSGWAWPIQGTVIRRFSSADKLNKGIRIAATQGQPVFASLAGKVAFAVNIRGYGNLIILQHGTSHASVYGHNSKLLVKEGQTVSKGQKIAEAGDLDTDRVQLYFEIRQNGKPIDPLSVLPAS; encoded by the coding sequence GTGTTTTTCAGGTTTGTTCTGATCGCCGTAATGTTGGCGATGTCCGCATGTAGCTCACATTCCCCATCCCCCGCTGTCTCCGCCAACAAAGTCGCGGCGGGCACCTACAAGGTCAAGCGCGGCGATACCTTGTATTCGATTGCCTCGCGCCATGGCTGGAGCTTCAAGGAGCTGGCGCGCTATAACGGCATCAGTGCGCCCTATGCCGTGAATGTCGGCCAGACCATCCGCTTTGGCGGTGCGAAAACCACCACGCAGACCCGCACCAGTACGGCCAGCAAGGCGCGGCCGGTGGCTGCGACCACCAAGGTCACCCTGAGTGGTTGGGCATGGCCGATACAGGGCACGGTGATCCGCCGCTTCTCGTCCGCCGACAAGCTCAACAAGGGCATTCGCATCGCCGCCACCCAGGGCCAGCCGGTATTCGCAAGCCTGGCCGGCAAGGTGGCGTTCGCGGTGAACATCCGCGGTTATGGCAACCTGATCATCCTGCAGCACGGCACCTCGCATGCCAGCGTCTATGGCCACAACAGCAAGCTGTTGGTCAAGGAAGGCCAGACCGTCAGCAAGGGCCAGAAGATCGCCGAAGCCGGCGACCTGGACACCGACCGTGTGCAGCTGTACTTCGAGATCCGTCAGAACGGCAAGCCCATCGACCCGCTCAGTGTACTGCCGGCGTCTTGA
- a CDS encoding TetR/AcrR family transcriptional regulator yields the protein MSTAAQKATKASPRLTERGRQRRHALIEAATLTFLEHGFEGTTLDMIIDQAGGSRGTLYSSFGGKEGLFAAVIERMIEEIFQAPGEGTAPQDSIHGVLEHYGRRFVQSLLAPRTIGLYRLVVAEAPRLPKIGEAFYRLGPERSYQLLAARLAQLEDVQTDIETLGVIACQFLEMLKADLFLKAVSMPDYTPAPALIEQRLQLSVKIIAQYLQGTA from the coding sequence ATGAGCACAGCAGCACAAAAGGCCACCAAGGCCAGCCCGCGCCTGACTGAACGGGGGCGCCAGCGCCGTCATGCGCTGATCGAAGCAGCCACCCTGACCTTTCTCGAACACGGCTTCGAAGGCACCACCCTGGACATGATCATCGATCAGGCCGGTGGCTCACGGGGAACGCTGTACAGCTCGTTCGGCGGCAAGGAAGGCCTGTTCGCCGCCGTGATCGAGCGCATGATCGAAGAGATCTTCCAGGCCCCTGGCGAAGGCACAGCACCGCAAGACTCGATCCACGGCGTGCTCGAGCACTACGGTCGGCGGTTCGTCCAAAGCCTGCTGGCCCCGCGCACTATCGGCCTGTACCGCCTGGTCGTGGCCGAGGCACCGCGCTTGCCCAAAATCGGCGAGGCCTTCTACAGGCTGGGGCCCGAGCGCAGTTACCAGTTGCTGGCGGCACGGCTGGCGCAGCTGGAAGACGTTCAGACCGATATTGAAACCCTGGGCGTGATCGCCTGCCAGTTCCTGGAAATGCTCAAGGCCGACCTGTTCCTCAAGGCCGTCAGCATGCCGGACTACACCCCGGCCCCGGCCCTCATCGAACAGCGCCTGCAACTGAGCGTAAAGATCATCGCCCAGTACCTGCAAGGCACCGCCTGA
- a CDS encoding NAD(P)/FAD-dependent oxidoreductase: MNQHTCEHARSYYSATAHTQVAYPALGADLQADVCVIGGGFTGVNCAIELAQRGLSVILLEARRIGWGASGRNGGQLIRGIGHEVEGFARYVGQDGVKYLQRAGIESVEVVAERIREHAIDCDLRWGFCELANTPAQFAAFRAEQQSLAELDYRHETQLVGPEQMQQVVASNLYAGGLIDRGSGHLHPLNLVLGEARVAQALGVRLFEQSPVLEIRHGASAQVRTRHGTVRAGSLVLACNAHLDELEPRLSGKVLPAGSYIIATEPLSPAQAEQLIPQNLSLCDQKVGLDYYRLSADRRLLFGGACHYSGRDPQDIAAYMRPKMLKVFPQLADTRIDFQWGGKIGITANRFPQVGRLQQHPNVFYAQGYSGHGLNVTHWTARLLAEAIHAGHSQGLDVFSAVPHLTFPGGKALRSPLLALGMFWYRLREVLG; this comes from the coding sequence ATGAACCAGCACACCTGTGAACATGCCCGCTCCTACTACAGCGCCACGGCCCACACGCAGGTGGCCTACCCTGCCTTGGGCGCCGACCTGCAAGCCGATGTCTGCGTGATTGGCGGCGGCTTTACCGGCGTCAACTGCGCCATCGAACTGGCCCAGCGCGGGCTCTCGGTGATCCTTCTGGAAGCCCGGCGCATCGGCTGGGGTGCCAGCGGACGCAACGGTGGCCAACTGATTCGTGGCATCGGCCACGAAGTCGAAGGCTTCGCCCGCTATGTCGGCCAGGACGGGGTGAAGTACCTGCAGCGCGCCGGGATCGAATCGGTCGAGGTGGTGGCCGAGCGCATCCGCGAACACGCCATCGATTGCGACCTGCGCTGGGGTTTTTGCGAACTGGCCAACACCCCGGCACAGTTCGCCGCCTTTCGCGCCGAGCAACAAAGCCTGGCCGAACTGGACTATCGCCATGAAACGCAACTGGTCGGCCCCGAACAGATGCAGCAAGTGGTCGCATCCAACCTGTATGCCGGCGGCCTGATCGATCGCGGCTCGGGCCACCTGCACCCGCTCAACCTGGTCCTGGGCGAGGCGCGCGTAGCCCAGGCCCTGGGTGTGCGCCTGTTCGAACAGAGCCCGGTGCTGGAGATCCGCCATGGCGCCAGCGCACAGGTACGCACCCGCCACGGCACGGTACGCGCCGGCAGCCTGGTGCTGGCCTGCAACGCACATCTGGACGAATTGGAACCACGCCTGAGCGGCAAGGTACTGCCCGCTGGCAGCTACATCATCGCCACCGAGCCCTTGTCACCGGCACAGGCCGAGCAACTGATCCCGCAGAACCTGTCGCTGTGCGACCAGAAGGTTGGCCTGGACTACTATCGGCTGTCTGCTGATCGACGCCTGCTGTTCGGTGGCGCCTGCCATTATTCCGGACGCGACCCACAGGATATTGCCGCCTACATGCGGCCGAAGATGCTCAAGGTGTTCCCGCAGTTGGCGGACACCCGCATCGATTTTCAGTGGGGCGGCAAGATCGGCATCACCGCCAATCGCTTTCCTCAGGTCGGCCGCCTGCAGCAGCACCCGAACGTGTTCTACGCCCAGGGCTACAGTGGCCACGGCCTGAACGTCACCCACTGGACCGCGCGACTGCTGGCCGAGGCCATTCATGCCGGCCACAGCCAGGGCCTGGATGTGTTCAGCGCGGTGCCGCACCTGACCTTCCCGGGTGGCAAGGCCCTGCGTTCGCCGCTGCTGGCATTGGGAATGTTCTGGTACCGGCTGCGCGAGGTACTTGGCTGA